Proteins encoded by one window of Enterococcus saccharolyticus subsp. saccharolyticus:
- a CDS encoding MIP/aquaporin family protein encodes MRKYCAEFIGRFVLVFLGTGTVAIANTGETAISYLGIGLAFGLAVTIMACAVGGVSGGNFNPAVSLAMMLNKRLEVKDGIFYIISQFLGAIAASGVLSTFINALGLPKDGFGQTDFPNITAGQAFLFEAIITFLFVFVILMVTSKKYGNAGLAPLVGSAIASFAAKFMGSEEA; translated from the coding sequence ATGAGAAAATATTGCGCAGAATTTATTGGCAGGTTCGTCCTTGTCTTTTTAGGAACAGGTACCGTTGCAATTGCAAACACTGGAGAAACAGCGATTAGTTACCTTGGTATTGGTTTAGCATTCGGTTTGGCTGTTACAATTATGGCATGTGCGGTCGGTGGCGTTTCTGGTGGAAACTTTAATCCGGCAGTGTCTCTAGCGATGATGTTAAACAAACGCTTAGAAGTAAAAGATGGTATTTTTTATATTATTTCTCAATTTTTAGGTGCCATTGCAGCATCAGGTGTGTTATCAACTTTCATTAACGCCTTAGGTTTACCAAAAGATGGATTTGGACAAACAGATTTCCCAAATATCACTGCTGGGCAAGCATTCTTATTTGAAGCAATCATTACATTCTTATTCGTTTTCGTCATCTTAATGGTAACAAGCAAAAAATATGGCAATGCTGGTTTAGCACCACTTGTAGGTTCAGCAATTGCTTCATTTGCAGCCAAATTCATGGGTAGCGAAGAAGCATAA
- a CDS encoding TIGR02677 family protein, whose product MEKVLTASYLVVGNVERYRQIMRFFYKRHRQMQGILYRPEILQMMQEEFSSNYGQLELDQDLEQLVIWGNLQKQQEMLRPKTIEEYRNKNFRYQITENGILIEEMVYQLIHQKHTARGALDEKGIRTLLRLLEKLINEPEDIVELWQKIREEFRKVGEDTANYIGYITSPEVDSRMKTEQFLVYKDKFVSYLRDFISTLQNLYHQFIVVVKQFDTIEQGKLIAGIYQKEQEVPMMDQITYEEVQEQVLGEIQALKNWFIGTADRPSEYENLMQQTDQMITKITGLIYYFGQEIHQYQSRNKDYLHLARWFYQAETLEDAQKMYAGIFGLEHSRHYYVNEGSNTTSNRADSWALLPGKLLFHGRGRGVGQERRAKSFTLNKVEQQKQLAEFKKQQIQFRQKIDSYFQEDYLDFSTIQSLDKQTRTVFLKWISLAISSYMPTAIQKQTVITQKITTELDFAVMVTVDLTQDITVSCEDGQLEMPKVEMRRVV is encoded by the coding sequence ATGGAAAAAGTATTAACTGCGAGTTATTTAGTTGTTGGCAATGTAGAACGGTATCGTCAAATTATGCGCTTTTTTTATAAGCGTCATCGACAAATGCAAGGAATTTTATATCGTCCAGAAATTCTACAAATGATGCAGGAAGAATTTTCTTCAAATTATGGACAATTAGAATTAGATCAAGATTTAGAGCAATTGGTAATATGGGGGAATTTACAAAAACAACAAGAGATGCTCCGTCCAAAAACAATTGAGGAATATCGTAACAAAAATTTTCGCTATCAAATTACGGAGAATGGTATCTTAATTGAAGAGATGGTCTATCAATTAATTCATCAGAAACATACAGCAAGAGGTGCATTGGATGAAAAGGGGATTCGAACACTGTTGCGATTATTAGAAAAATTAATAAATGAACCCGAAGATATTGTGGAATTATGGCAAAAAATTCGCGAGGAATTTCGCAAAGTCGGGGAAGATACAGCAAACTATATTGGTTATATTACTAGTCCAGAAGTAGATAGTCGAATGAAAACAGAACAATTTCTTGTATACAAAGATAAATTTGTTTCTTATTTGCGTGATTTCATTAGTACTCTACAAAATTTGTATCACCAATTTATTGTTGTAGTTAAACAATTTGATACAATTGAACAAGGAAAATTAATTGCAGGTATTTACCAAAAAGAGCAAGAAGTACCCATGATGGATCAGATTACTTATGAAGAGGTACAGGAGCAGGTTTTAGGAGAGATTCAAGCATTAAAAAATTGGTTTATTGGTACTGCAGATCGACCGAGTGAATACGAAAATTTAATGCAACAAACGGATCAAATGATCACTAAAATTACGGGTTTAATTTATTACTTTGGTCAAGAAATTCATCAATACCAAAGTCGTAACAAAGATTATTTACATTTGGCTAGATGGTTCTATCAAGCAGAAACGCTTGAAGACGCACAAAAAATGTATGCAGGTATTTTCGGGCTAGAACACAGTCGTCATTACTATGTAAATGAAGGAAGTAATACAACAAGTAATCGTGCCGATAGTTGGGCGTTACTTCCAGGAAAATTGCTTTTTCATGGACGAGGACGTGGCGTAGGTCAGGAACGACGTGCAAAAAGTTTTACCTTAAATAAAGTGGAACAACAAAAACAATTAGCAGAATTTAAAAAACAACAAATCCAATTTCGCCAAAAAATTGATAGCTATTTTCAAGAAGATTATTTAGATTTTTCTACGATTCAATCACTCGACAAACAAACTCGAACGGTATTTTTAAAATGGATAAGTTTGGCTATTTCTTCTTATATGCCTACAGCAATACAAAAACAAACAGTAATTACACAAAAAATTACGACAGAATTAGATTTTGCAGTTATGGTAACAGTTGATTTAACACAAGATATTACGGTTAGTTGTGAAGACGGTCAATTAGAGATGCCTAAAGTAGAGATGAGGAGAGTTGTATGA
- a CDS encoding IS3 family transposase, producing the protein MFKVKNADMETKRHFINENKERYSISALCQTLGISRGTYYYEPQVCTFDEKVRYHVENEFKKSKGIYGARKLKVKLKEQKLIVSRQKIRRIMKELGLVSKYTQAIYKVESQSCNEAAIENLLNRQFKTKNLLEVVVSDLTRVKVGTKSAYICFIVDLYNREIISFTCSFKKDAKMVAETLEKVRYNLQDIQIFHTDRGTEFANYRISELLQKHQIKRSLSKKGCPFDNAVAEATFKALKKEGVEGEKFRNLKDLHDKIYEFTYWWNYERIHASLDYRTPFEVRNQRLAQANT; encoded by the coding sequence ATGTTTAAAGTAAAAAACGCTGATATGGAAACGAAAAGACATTTTATTAATGAAAACAAGGAAAGATATTCTATCTCAGCGTTGTGCCAAACTTTAGGTATCTCACGTGGGACGTATTATTATGAACCACAAGTATGTACTTTTGATGAAAAGGTGCGTTATCATGTAGAAAATGAATTTAAAAAGAGTAAAGGAATATATGGTGCGCGTAAATTAAAAGTCAAATTAAAAGAACAAAAATTGATTGTTAGTCGGCAAAAAATAAGACGCATAATGAAGGAATTAGGATTAGTTTCAAAATATACACAAGCGATATACAAAGTAGAAAGTCAATCTTGTAATGAAGCAGCTATTGAAAATCTTTTGAATCGGCAATTCAAAACTAAGAATCTCCTTGAAGTCGTCGTATCCGATTTAACTCGTGTAAAAGTTGGCACCAAATCAGCCTATATTTGCTTTATAGTGGATTTATATAATCGAGAAATCATTAGTTTTACGTGTAGTTTTAAAAAGGATGCAAAGATGGTTGCAGAAACATTGGAGAAAGTCCGTTATAATTTACAGGATATTCAAATCTTTCACACTGATCGTGGAACGGAATTTGCCAACTATCGGATTAGTGAACTCTTACAAAAGCATCAAATTAAGCGGTCTTTAAGTAAAAAAGGCTGTCCTTTTGATAATGCAGTAGCAGAAGCAACCTTTAAAGCATTGAAAAAAGAAGGCGTTGAAGGAGAAAAATTTCGTAATTTGAAAGATTTACATGATAAGATCTACGAATTTACTTATTGGTGGAACTATGAACGAATTCATGCAAGTTTAGATTATCGAACACCTTTTGAAGTTAGAAATCAGAGATTGGCGCAAGCGAATACTTGA
- a CDS encoding TIGR02678 family protein, protein MKPEEWRRAFKLLFENFWIVRTVDFDSYNFLRRHQNELQKELRRRFGMSLVIRQQYIQLLKRPHKLASWMGDIGFQSSFDYALFCCAMAYIEGLENETPFMLDELIRDLELLAPEEIFLDWTNYNQRKSLVRVIKKLQELHLIEKIQGEEENFEQSEMNQEVLFTTTTQARAFLSRAPQSYIAYESFEHYWQDLQTSRNLEGNQLLYQRLMMEPVIYRTAENEEIFVRLRNYYFHTQEYIEDYTDFYFELYRDYAAFTLEKREGWSEVFPSRRVVDEILIQLATILRADGADYSVYGVIELTVEDWEVLVRKLQQSYSSYWSKEFKEMSLEQLSVTLLNRAKSWQLIEENETISILPVFGRLIAEMEAKI, encoded by the coding sequence ATGAAACCAGAAGAATGGCGAAGAGCATTCAAACTACTTTTTGAAAATTTTTGGATTGTTCGTACAGTAGATTTTGATAGTTATAATTTTTTAAGGAGACATCAAAATGAATTACAAAAGGAATTACGGCGACGTTTTGGCATGAGTTTAGTGATTCGTCAGCAGTATATTCAATTGCTTAAACGACCACATAAACTTGCCTCTTGGATGGGTGATATTGGTTTTCAATCTTCTTTTGATTATGCCTTATTTTGTTGCGCTATGGCGTATATTGAAGGATTAGAAAACGAGACGCCTTTTATGTTAGATGAATTGATTCGTGATTTAGAGTTATTGGCGCCTGAAGAAATTTTTCTTGACTGGACCAATTACAATCAACGGAAAAGTTTGGTACGGGTAATCAAAAAATTACAAGAACTACATCTCATTGAAAAAATTCAAGGAGAAGAAGAAAATTTTGAGCAATCAGAAATGAACCAAGAAGTGTTGTTTACAACAACGACACAAGCACGGGCATTTTTATCGCGGGCGCCACAATCGTATATAGCGTATGAAAGTTTTGAGCACTACTGGCAAGACTTACAAACAAGCCGCAATCTGGAAGGAAACCAATTGTTATATCAACGTTTAATGATGGAGCCAGTCATTTATCGCACCGCAGAAAATGAAGAGATTTTTGTCCGCTTACGTAATTATTACTTCCATACACAAGAGTATATTGAAGACTACACAGATTTTTATTTTGAACTCTATCGTGACTATGCTGCGTTTACTCTCGAAAAAAGGGAAGGTTGGTCAGAAGTATTCCCTAGTCGACGGGTGGTTGATGAAATACTGATTCAATTAGCAACAATTCTCAGAGCAGATGGAGCAGATTACTCTGTGTATGGAGTGATAGAATTGACCGTAGAAGATTGGGAAGTATTGGTCAGAAAACTGCAACAAAGCTATTCTTCTTATTGGTCAAAAGAATTTAAAGAGATGTCGTTAGAACAACTATCAGTGACTTTACTGAATCGAGCAAAATCTTGGCAATTAATAGAAGAGAACGAAACAATTTCAATTTTGCCAGTCTTTGGTCGTTTAATTGCGGAAATGGAGGCGAAAATATGA
- a CDS encoding saccharopine dehydrogenase family protein, whose translation MAKALIIGAGGVAGVTVHKCVQNSAVFEEICIASRTKQKCDDLKAKLDGQGCKISTAQVNADNVNELVDLINDVQPDIVINLALPYQDLTIMDACLATKTHYLDTANYEPEDTAKFEYKWQWEYREKFEKAGITAILGSGFDPGVTGVFSAYAQKHYFDEINYIDILDCNAGDHGYPFATNFNPEINIREVSANGSYWENGDWIETAPMEIKKVYDFPEVGPKDMYLLHHEELESLALNIKGIKRIRFFMTFGESYLTHLKCLENVGMTSIEPIIYEGKEIIPLQFLKAVLPDPASLGPRTKGKTNIGCIYRGKKEGKDVNYYVYNVCDHEACYAEVGSQAVSYTTGVPAMIGAMLVVNGTWNKPGVHNVEELDPDPFMEALNTWGLPWVEDFNPTLVSE comes from the coding sequence ATGGCAAAAGCATTGATCATTGGCGCAGGTGGCGTCGCAGGAGTAACGGTTCATAAATGTGTGCAAAATAGCGCTGTATTTGAAGAAATCTGTATTGCTTCAAGAACCAAACAAAAATGCGACGATTTAAAAGCAAAATTAGATGGACAAGGTTGTAAAATTTCGACAGCCCAAGTTAACGCGGACAACGTGAACGAATTGGTTGATTTAATTAACGATGTTCAACCAGATATCGTCATTAACTTGGCATTACCTTACCAAGACTTAACGATTATGGATGCTTGTTTAGCAACCAAAACACATTATTTAGATACTGCGAATTATGAACCAGAAGATACAGCAAAATTTGAATACAAATGGCAATGGGAATACCGAGAAAAATTTGAAAAAGCGGGTATTACAGCAATTTTAGGTTCTGGATTTGATCCAGGTGTGACGGGTGTTTTCTCCGCATATGCTCAAAAACATTACTTTGATGAAATTAATTACATTGATATTTTAGACTGCAATGCTGGTGACCATGGTTATCCGTTTGCGACGAACTTTAACCCAGAAATCAATATTCGTGAAGTTTCAGCGAATGGTAGTTATTGGGAAAATGGTGATTGGATTGAAACAGCGCCTATGGAAATCAAAAAAGTCTATGATTTTCCGGAAGTTGGACCGAAAGACATGTATTTATTACACCATGAAGAATTAGAATCATTGGCTTTAAATATCAAAGGTATCAAACGTATTCGTTTCTTTATGACGTTTGGTGAAAGTTATCTGACGCATTTGAAATGTTTAGAAAACGTGGGGATGACATCGATTGAACCAATCATCTATGAAGGCAAAGAAATCATTCCGTTGCAGTTTTTAAAAGCTGTGTTACCAGATCCTGCTTCTTTAGGACCACGTACGAAAGGGAAAACGAATATTGGCTGTATTTACCGTGGTAAAAAAGAAGGTAAAGATGTGAATTATTATGTGTACAATGTTTGTGACCATGAAGCCTGTTATGCGGAAGTTGGCTCACAAGCAGTTTCATATACAACAGGCGTACCAGCAATGATTGGTGCAATGTTGGTTGTGAATGGTACATGGAACAAACCAGGTGTCCACAATGTAGAAGAATTGGATCCAGATCCATTTATGGAGGCATTGAACACATGGGGATTACCATGGGTAGAAGATTTTAATCCAACCTTGGTGAGCGAATAA
- a CDS encoding TIGR02680 family protein encodes MSKWLINRVGLLNFWYYQNQIFEFANGKMLLRGTNGSGKSLTMQSLFPVLFDGDTSAYRLDSFGSRDRKMDEYLLGEKNVSEEDERTGYLFLEVKKENREEYLTVGIGLHARRGGKLSKWFFVVENNQRIGIDLELYEEIRKDELVPFTRIKLKNRLEGKGRLFETQHAYKKFVNERIFGFSTMEQFDELIALLINLRSPKLSKDFRPTVIYGILRDSLPKLKEEEVLTLSKTIEQLEGHQERLGSVTTEIRDLDRFAKVYIRWQEEFIGQIAEKWLEIRNTKNRRTRDVQTLSEENKQVMLELNQEEVLKIENNNQLKALEQIIEELHQHDGINLVRRGEELKETLDSIAQDIHNQTQNKQLKQQQLTDYQQTVDAQQQQREKYVKEMEEYLEDNECEGYATLLHLELLDSDYTKKFQATLSEKEYVYWQSEITKRKKHFQELSQRIQKFEYLERQLRTEERALGEIQQKLDELQRDMRHWQQTRQDEIEHWKQALESWRQHAAFPLSEKQSATISYQMNLLLEEEIREEQVLALVTESYQQALTDNQTQLVALESHCQEVEQKKQRLQQEIREWEAQKMPVVPQSKDRQKNRDQLTGKNYVPFYQSVDFLPSVSQNTKDGLEGALFASGLLDSLISTEGLLLADDSQILPKPKFFTTTLSDFLTVNQEIDPILQPLVADILQSVVVDEVDSELPSIFQEGHYYLANIKGQMPIDYQASYIGATSQARYRQTMIANLQQELAVWSEESHQLAMRVEENKTIRQAIQQSYQQRPKGTEVYEAIDQKNKVLNEWQSEQGVFERKQQEVNRYIQQMRQETIVLHDLAAGDGLALKSTVYQEMVTYAENYSANIKDAYTQYQLLSSNYQHMDSLQKTVRLYQREVEELIQMIDELNAAYHRHERFVKENLKQQEIANVEALQQQLHTARQEKHSRDELRNRTEDNIILLSQKVAENQVKLTANQEELALITYQERLWQQLFEKEVYQMTNDSNYQNQLVTLAREKRRTVDVKRLKSRSDNVIKQFSFIREQLPDYQPSLNTVTCVDIPSENQQLGEFLYYNQYQKPAFLSEGQTQTVFDLLEQLKAQKLTLQDLLQKDDEKLFKRVILESVGNILRVRINQSMEWIEKMNRLLQEQKNSSGLSLSIHWKGLASTSEKDLGTKKLVSLLQKPVTLLSETDRLAISRHFQEKVQLAQDIAQQNEENRSTLFQAITQVLDYRDWFEFELTYKRANEGYQSQTLSDKKFNQFSGGEKAISMYLPLFAAVHSRYSDAKEFCPKMITLDEAFAGIDDRNIAELFKACEQLGFNYVMNSQALFGDYPTVSQLMIYELLRPQNINLVTAIRYYWDGNQKHLLLEELIMDE; translated from the coding sequence ATGAGTAAATGGCTAATTAATCGGGTAGGATTGTTGAATTTTTGGTATTATCAAAATCAAATTTTTGAATTTGCCAATGGGAAAATGCTATTGCGTGGAACGAATGGTTCGGGAAAATCATTGACCATGCAAAGTTTATTTCCAGTCTTATTTGATGGGGATACAAGTGCATACCGTTTGGATTCGTTTGGTTCACGTGATCGCAAAATGGATGAATATTTGTTAGGTGAAAAAAATGTATCTGAAGAGGATGAGCGTACAGGCTATCTTTTTTTAGAAGTCAAAAAAGAAAATCGTGAGGAGTATTTAACGGTAGGAATTGGCTTACACGCACGTCGTGGAGGGAAATTAAGTAAGTGGTTTTTTGTTGTAGAAAATAATCAACGAATTGGGATTGATTTGGAACTTTATGAAGAGATACGTAAAGATGAATTGGTGCCGTTTACAAGAATAAAATTGAAAAATCGTTTAGAAGGAAAAGGACGTTTGTTTGAGACGCAACACGCATACAAAAAATTTGTGAATGAGCGAATTTTTGGTTTTAGTACTATGGAACAATTTGATGAATTGATTGCGTTATTAATTAATTTACGAAGCCCTAAATTATCTAAAGACTTTCGACCAACTGTGATTTATGGTATTTTACGAGACTCTTTACCTAAATTAAAAGAAGAAGAAGTGCTCACCTTATCGAAAACGATTGAACAATTAGAAGGACACCAAGAACGTTTAGGGAGTGTCACTACTGAAATCCGTGATTTGGATCGTTTTGCTAAAGTGTATATTCGCTGGCAGGAAGAGTTTATCGGACAAATTGCCGAAAAGTGGTTAGAGATTCGTAATACGAAAAATAGACGAACCAGAGACGTACAAACATTAAGTGAAGAAAATAAGCAAGTCATGTTGGAATTGAATCAAGAAGAAGTTTTGAAAATAGAAAATAATAATCAGTTAAAAGCATTAGAGCAGATTATTGAAGAATTACACCAACATGATGGAATTAACTTAGTCAGACGGGGAGAAGAATTAAAAGAAACATTAGATAGTATTGCACAAGATATTCACAACCAAACACAAAATAAACAACTAAAGCAACAACAATTAACAGATTATCAACAGACAGTGGATGCACAACAGCAACAACGAGAAAAATATGTGAAAGAGATGGAAGAATATCTAGAGGATAACGAGTGTGAAGGATATGCGACATTACTTCATTTAGAATTATTGGATAGCGACTATACCAAAAAATTTCAAGCGACTCTTTCCGAAAAAGAGTATGTGTACTGGCAATCAGAAATTACCAAACGAAAAAAACATTTTCAAGAATTGTCTCAACGTATTCAAAAATTTGAATATTTAGAAAGACAATTACGAACAGAAGAGCGAGCATTAGGTGAAATCCAACAAAAATTGGATGAATTACAACGTGATATGCGCCATTGGCAACAAACAAGACAAGATGAAATTGAACATTGGAAACAAGCTTTGGAGAGCTGGAGACAACACGCAGCTTTTCCGTTATCTGAGAAGCAGTCTGCTACAATTAGTTATCAAATGAATCTGTTATTGGAAGAAGAAATACGTGAAGAACAAGTGTTAGCGTTAGTGACAGAGAGCTATCAACAAGCTTTAACTGATAATCAAACACAACTGGTGGCATTAGAAAGCCATTGTCAAGAAGTCGAACAAAAAAAACAAAGACTTCAACAAGAAATCAGAGAATGGGAAGCACAAAAGATGCCTGTCGTTCCCCAATCTAAAGACCGACAAAAAAATCGTGACCAATTGACAGGAAAAAACTATGTACCATTTTATCAAAGTGTCGATTTTCTACCATCTGTTTCTCAAAATACGAAAGATGGCTTAGAAGGGGCGTTGTTTGCTTCAGGATTATTGGACAGTTTAATTTCCACAGAAGGCTTGTTATTGGCAGATGATAGCCAAATTTTGCCTAAACCAAAATTTTTTACGACGACACTTTCTGATTTTTTAACAGTTAATCAAGAAATTGACCCTATTTTACAACCATTGGTAGCCGATATTTTGCAAAGTGTTGTGGTTGACGAAGTGGATAGTGAATTGCCGAGTATTTTCCAAGAGGGTCATTATTATTTAGCGAATATCAAAGGGCAAATGCCAATCGACTATCAGGCTTCTTATATTGGTGCGACGAGTCAAGCTCGTTACCGACAAACGATGATTGCGAACTTACAACAAGAATTAGCTGTATGGAGCGAAGAGAGTCATCAATTAGCAATGCGTGTGGAAGAGAATAAAACAATACGTCAGGCAATTCAACAATCATATCAACAACGTCCAAAAGGCACCGAAGTTTATGAAGCAATTGATCAAAAAAACAAAGTATTAAATGAATGGCAGTCAGAACAAGGCGTATTTGAGCGTAAACAGCAAGAAGTCAATCGTTATATCCAGCAAATGAGGCAAGAAACCATTGTGCTCCATGACTTAGCTGCAGGAGATGGACTCGCTTTAAAATCAACTGTGTACCAGGAGATGGTCACTTATGCAGAAAATTATAGTGCAAATATTAAAGATGCCTATACACAATACCAATTGTTAAGTAGCAATTATCAACATATGGATTCTTTGCAAAAAACAGTCCGTTTATATCAAAGAGAAGTAGAAGAATTAATTCAAATGATTGATGAGCTAAATGCTGCCTACCACCGACATGAACGTTTTGTTAAAGAAAATTTAAAACAACAAGAAATTGCTAATGTTGAAGCTTTACAACAACAGCTTCATACTGCGCGTCAAGAAAAGCATAGTCGTGATGAACTGCGTAATCGTACAGAAGATAACATCATTCTTTTGAGTCAAAAAGTAGCTGAAAATCAAGTAAAGCTAACGGCGAATCAAGAAGAATTGGCACTGATTACGTACCAAGAACGTCTTTGGCAACAACTATTTGAAAAAGAAGTCTATCAAATGACAAATGATAGCAACTATCAAAATCAATTGGTTACTTTAGCGAGAGAAAAACGTCGAACAGTCGATGTGAAACGTTTGAAATCAAGAAGTGATAATGTGATTAAACAATTCAGTTTTATTCGTGAGCAATTACCAGATTATCAACCGAGCTTGAACACAGTCACTTGTGTAGATATCCCATCAGAAAACCAACAATTGGGAGAATTTTTATATTATAACCAATACCAGAAACCTGCCTTTTTATCTGAAGGACAAACACAGACTGTTTTTGATTTATTAGAACAATTAAAGGCACAAAAGTTAACCTTGCAAGACTTATTACAAAAAGACGATGAAAAATTATTTAAACGAGTGATTTTGGAATCCGTTGGCAATATTTTGCGTGTTCGGATCAATCAGTCCATGGAATGGATTGAAAAAATGAATCGTTTGTTGCAAGAACAAAAAAATTCTTCAGGATTATCATTATCTATTCATTGGAAAGGTCTTGCAAGTACGTCAGAAAAAGACTTAGGAACTAAAAAACTAGTGTCGCTATTACAAAAACCAGTAACACTTTTATCTGAAACGGATCGTCTGGCAATTTCACGCCATTTCCAAGAAAAAGTACAACTTGCACAAGACATCGCGCAACAAAATGAGGAAAATCGTAGTACGTTATTCCAAGCGATTACACAAGTCTTGGATTATAGAGATTGGTTTGAGTTTGAGTTGACATATAAACGGGCAAATGAAGGCTATCAATCACAAACTCTTTCAGACAAGAAATTCAATCAATTTAGTGGGGGAGAAAAAGCTATTTCGATGTATTTACCACTTTTTGCGGCAGTTCATTCACGCTATTCAGATGCCAAAGAGTTTTGTCCAAAAATGATTACTTTGGATGAAGCATTTGCTGGTATTGATGATCGTAATATTGCGGAATTATTCAAAGCATGTGAACAATTAGGATTCAATTATGTGATGAATTCGCAAGCGCTATTTGGAGACTATCCGACTGTTTCTCAACTGATGATTTATGAATTGTTACGTCCACAAAATATCAATTTAGTAACGGCAATTCGTTATTATTGGGATGGCAATCAGAAGCATCTTTTATTAGAGGAGTTGATAATGGATGAATAA
- the nspC gene encoding carboxynorspermidine decarboxylase: protein MTPEINWDVASVQTPAFVVEEHLLRKNLARLQHVKQATGCKILLAQKAFSMFYFYPLLAEYLDGTTASGIYEARLGFEEFGGETHVFSPAYRPEEFTEVLPLCDHVVFNSLSQWHYYKKEAMASGKSLGLRINPECSTQEGHAIYDPCAPGSRLGILAHELTAEDLVGIDGLHFHTLCEQNADDLVTTLQAVEAKFGHYLSQMKWLNFGGGHHITREDYDVATLIQTIQRIQDTYQVTVYLEPGEAVALNAGYLVAQVLDITQNHGVTNAILDTSATCHMPDVLEMPYRPFVINSGQANEKAYTYRFGGPTCLAGDVIGEYSFDEPLTIGSKVIFCDMAIYSMVKTNTFNGMPLAKMMAVDTENNLTLVREFGYAAFKERLS from the coding sequence ATGACACCAGAAATCAATTGGGATGTCGCAAGTGTACAAACCCCTGCATTTGTAGTGGAAGAACACTTGTTGCGTAAAAATTTGGCTCGATTACAGCACGTTAAACAAGCAACAGGTTGTAAGATTTTATTGGCACAAAAGGCATTTTCGATGTTTTATTTCTATCCGTTACTAGCCGAATACTTGGATGGTACGACAGCTAGTGGGATTTATGAAGCACGTTTAGGATTTGAAGAATTTGGCGGGGAAACCCATGTCTTTTCCCCAGCCTATCGCCCAGAGGAATTTACCGAGGTACTGCCTTTGTGTGACCATGTTGTTTTTAATTCGTTAAGTCAATGGCATTACTACAAAAAAGAAGCTATGGCAAGTGGTAAATCGTTGGGGTTACGCATTAATCCGGAATGTTCCACCCAAGAAGGACATGCAATTTATGATCCTTGTGCTCCTGGTTCACGCTTAGGTATTTTGGCTCATGAATTGACAGCCGAAGACTTAGTGGGCATTGATGGCTTACATTTTCATACTTTGTGTGAACAAAATGCAGATGATTTAGTGACAACCTTACAAGCAGTTGAAGCAAAATTTGGGCACTATTTGTCACAAATGAAATGGCTTAATTTTGGTGGGGGACATCATATTACACGTGAAGACTATGATGTTGCTACTCTCATTCAAACCATTCAACGAATACAAGACACGTATCAAGTGACGGTTTATTTAGAACCAGGGGAAGCTGTGGCCTTAAATGCGGGGTATTTAGTTGCGCAAGTCCTAGATATTACGCAAAATCATGGTGTGACGAATGCTATTTTGGATACGTCAGCTACTTGCCATATGCCTGATGTCTTAGAGATGCCGTATCGTCCATTTGTAATAAATAGTGGACAAGCGAATGAAAAAGCTTATACGTATCGTTTTGGTGGACCAACTTGCTTAGCAGGTGATGTGATTGGAGAATATTCTTTTGACGAACCATTAACGATAGGCTCTAAAGTAATCTTTTGTGATATGGCAATTTATTCGATGGTGAAAACCAATACATTTAACGGCATGCCTTTAGCGAAAATGATGGCGGTCGATACGGAAAATAACCTTACACTGGTAAGAGAATTTGGGTATGCTGCATTTAAAGAACGCCTGTCTTAA